The nucleotide sequence CACCTCCAGACTCTCGTCTTCAATCCCAGCATGGCCAAGTCAATCCACCATGCTAGGGTCCTGATCCGCCAGTGCCACATTAggtcttcctttcttcttttcacTTTTTTCTGAAATTTAGGGTTTTTAAATTCCTAATTTAATATCAATTGTTCTTTGCTTTTGCTTACTATCAAATTAAGAATCTAATTTCCTTGATTTCTAGGCTTTTGATAAAATTTTCTAACGTCAAATTAACCTCTCTGTATAATTGCTCTTAGATATATAATATCAGTATTACTGAAGGCATAGGATCATCACAATTCCGGTTAGATCTTCTATAATTGCTCTTAgattttttaactaaaaaatcTAACCAGAATGCCTTATTAGcttaaatattttgaaaatattaaattttgtgaTTATAGaagattttaatataaaattaggCGGATAATTCCTTCTGAGCATTTTTGTTTGCTGAAGTAGGATAATTCCCATATTTTTAGGATTTTGACTTTGACTATCATCTTTTTTTATGAAACTTCCATTTGCATGGTTACCACGACTATACAACGTATACAAGAATATGGAAATTGTTACCTCCTTCCAGAATATTTTGGATTATGTGTTTATTCTTCTATTTGAAGTCACAATTGATCCAAACTCTCATCCTCAATTACATTTGTTTTTGAAGCAGGTTAGTTAATTTGACCCTTCCTTTATGCTCATAGCTCTATTATGTTTGTTCAAATGTAGAAGTCATAAAGTTAAATGATGTTCAGTATGTATCATTTGATTATAGCAGTGAACATTTCTTGTGTAACTATGTCATGTTGTGACAATGATACATCAAGCAACTTTGTGGTGCTTTACCGGTACCACTATGTAAATTTCTCATTGCTACTGTGTCAGCAGTAGAGGATGAGTTCGATTTGAGAGCCGGCATTCGATTCTTTATAATGTCATTGTTACAATTGTGTAGAGTTCAATTATTAAAATCATGAAAAAAGGAAGCACCATTTTTAATTCTTGTCTTCATAATTTACTAGGTATAACGTGTTACTTTTTTTAAAGCAGGTGGAGGGATTTGACCTTGTAGATGATGAAAGTAAACCTGAAAGGCGTCTAAGAACATGCCTACACCAGTAGAGTGGACTAATGAATTCAATCCAGCATACTCTTACTATCTTTATTACTGTTATGCGAACCTGTACACCCTCAACAAGGTTCTAGTTAttgtcttctctttctttttccaacTTATTTAATATATTACTTTCTATTGGTTTCAGCTCCGTGAATCTAAAGGAATGACCACTATTAAGTTGCGGCCCATTGCAGAGAGGTTTTTTTCTGTGTGCTATAGTAGCTGTatgatttgattatttattttatttaagatgGTTAATATATTTTACTTGCTTATGCAGGCAGGAGATAGTGATCATTTGGCTGCTGCTTTCCTCTTATGCCATAATATTTCCAATGGGATTAATCTACGGAAAACTCCTGTGTTGCAATATTTATATGACCTCGCACAGGTTAGCCCCTCATGAATAGTCAGTCATTTAGTCA is from Arachis ipaensis cultivar K30076 chromosome B01, Araip1.1, whole genome shotgun sequence and encodes:
- the LOC107631414 gene encoding uncharacterized protein LOC107631414, whose protein sequence is MKLPFAWLPRLYNVYKNMEIVTSFQNILDYVFILLFEVTIDPNSHPQLHLFLKQLRESKGMTTIKLRPIAERQEIVIIWLLLSSYAIIFPMGLIYGKLLCCNIYMTSHRSDFLKWRSKRRLKLQRDTL